TCGTGAGCCAGGACGCCCTCCAGTTCCTCCTGGTCCAGCGTCTCCATGATCCCGGTCGTCACGCAGACGGCCGAACTCTTCTTCGAGCGGCCGGTCGCGAAGGCGTTGGGGACCCGAGAGTCGGCGACGGCGACCGTCGGCTTCGGGAGGTCGGCCTGCTGGGAGAGGCGCTCGATCGAGCGGTGCAGCTCCGGGTACTCGTCGGGTTCGACCTCGCGGGCACCCATCGAGTACAGCGCCAGTTTGTCGCTGAAGAAGAACTGTCCGAGCAGGAACACGCCCATCCCCAGGATCGCGATACCGAAGAAGCGAGTCTGGGTCATCACCGCGACGAAGACGATGTACAGCGCGAACAGCAGGAACATCGTCAGGATCATGCGAGCGCGGAGACCCCAGTCTGTTTGCCACTCCATACCCGTGCTACGGGGCTGACGAGTAAAAGGGTTGTTCGACGGACTGCGAATGGAACTCGCTGCTTTCTCCCGGTTTCTGGCACGCAACGACACCGACGGAGCCGATTCGACCACAACTGGTTTGTTCCTGTTGGCTGTATTATTTGTATGTCACTCGCCGACGCTGCTCCCGATCGGTTCGATCGTCGCGATCTCCTCTGGGCACTGGCGGCCGTCGTCCTCGTCAACGTCGTCGGCGGCGTCCCGGCCGTCCTCGGTGGCCCGGACTCGGCGTGGTTCGAGGGGCTGGTCGAGCCAGCGATCTATCCGCCGGGCTGGGCCTTCGGCGTCGTCTGGACGCTGCTCTTTACCCTGCTGGGCGTCGCGGTCTATCTGGTCGCCAGCGAAGGGCTGGACGAGCGTCGCGTCCGGGTCGCGCTGGGGCTGTTTGCCCTCCAGTTCGCGTTCAACGTCGCCTGGACGCCGGTCTTTTTCACGCTCCAGCGACCGCTGGCCGCGCTCGGGGTGATCGTCGCGCTGGCGGTCCTGATCGTCCCGACGATGTGGGCCTTCGATCGCGTCGACCGCCGGGCAGCGGCACTGTTGGTTCCCTATCTCGTCTGGGTCCTGTTCGCGGCTCTGCTGAATTATCGGTTCTGGGCCCTGAACGCCTGAAGATTCGGCACCCGACTCCGGAACGCACGACTTAACCGCGACAGCCACCAACGGCGTCGCAATGAGTCGATCCGGAGCTTTCTGCCCGCGCTGTGGCGACGAGATACCGGACCACGAGCGCGAGCGCCCGAGCGTCGCGGGCCAGCACGACCCCGACAGCGTGCTCTGTGACGCCTGCTACTTCGAGGAGTTCGATCTCGTCGACGCGCCGGACCGCATCGAGGTCCGGGTCTGTGCCCAGTGTGGTGCCGTCCACCGGGGCAACCGCTGGGTCGACGTGGGTGCCGAGGACTACACCGACATCGCCGTCGACGAGGTCAGCGAGGCCCTGGGCGTCCACGTCGACGCCCAGTCGGTCGCCTGGCAGGTCGCGCCCGAACAGGTCGACAAGAACACGATCCGGATGCACGCGGAGTTCTCCGGGGTCATCCGGGAGACGCCGGTCACCGAGGAGGTGGTCGTCCCGGTCAAGATCAGCCGCCAGACCTGCACGCGCTGTGGCAAGATCGCGGGCGGTTCGTACGCCTCGACGGTGCAGGTGCGGGCCGACGAGCGCACGCCGACCGGCGACGAGGCCGACCGCGCCAAGGAGATCGCCCACGAGGTCGTCGACGAGATGGAGGCCACGGGCGACCGGGACGCCTTCGTCACCGAAATCTCCGAGCCCGAAGCGGGCGTCAACATCAAGGTCTCGACCAACAAGATCGGGATGAAAGTCGCCCGCCAGATCACGACCGAGCTGGGCGGGACGTTCACCGACAACGAGACGCTGGTCACAGAAGACACGGACGGCAACGAGGTGTATCGGGTCACGTACGCGATCCGACTGCCGCGCTATCGCCCCGGCGAGGTGATCGACCCGGAGGACGGCGACGGTCCGGTGCTGGTCCGCTCGGTACAGGGCAACCTCAAGGGGACGCGCCTCGCGACGGGCGACTCCTTCGAAGCGTCCTTCGAGGACGAGAACGCCCCCGACGCCCGCCGCCTGGGGACCGACGCCGACGCCGAACGGACCACCCTCGTCGCCGTCGAGGACGAGCGTGCGGTCCAGGTGCTCGACCCAGAGACCTACGAGTCGAAGACGATCCCCCGGCCCGACTACCTCGACACCGACGCCGACGAGGTGCCGGTCCTCAAACACCGCGAGGGGCTGCACGTGCTGCCCGACGAGCGCTGACGAGCGACTTCGGGACGCGTGCCCGCCGCGTGTTGTCGCCCAGACAGAAGATACTTACCGGCAGACGCTGCCCTCGTTCGCACGGATGCAACGCCGTCAGTTCCTCGCTGCGACCGGCCTGACGCTTCTCGGTGGCACCACCGGCTGCGTGGGCCAGCTCTCCAGTCCGCTCGCGCCGACGAGTGACGAACCGATCGCCGTCGACGAGACGTGGAATCAGCCCGGTGGCGGGCCGGGCCACGCGTACGCCGCCAGCGGCAGCGGTCCGGGCGCGGCCATCGAGTCGCGGTGGCGGTTCTCGGACGGTGACAGCCACTTCGAACCGATGGCTATCGCAGACGACACGGTGTTTGCGGCCAGCGACAGCACCGTCGTCGCGCTCGACGCGAGCCGCGGGACGGAGCGCTGGCGCGCGGCGGTCGACTCGAACGACGACTGGCTCGCCGTGGGTCCGGACCACCTCTTCTTTTCGGACGGCTGGATCGAACGGGAGCCGGAGACGGCCAGCGTGACACCGTATCCCGAATCGTCGCCCCACCAGGACCGATTCGTCCTCCTGAAGGATCTGTTCGTCTACCTCACCGACGACGCGGTCGTCGCAGGGCGGCCCGGAGCCGACGAGGCGCGCTGGCGGCGACCACTCGACAGGCCCCACTCGCTGTGTGGCGTCGCCGACCAGATGATCGTGGTCGCCACGGAGACGGGACTCGCCGGTCTGTCACTGAGCGACGGCAGCCAGCAGTGGCTGCGTGAAGACCTCTGGTCGGAGGTGAGTTTCGTCGATGTGGCCGGGGCGGACGAGCGCGTCTACGCGACGACGTGGACGCGCGACGCGACCGTCTTCGCCCTCGACGCGGCGAGCGGCGAGACGGCCTGGACGTACGAACCACCGACACAGGTGTGGCTCACGGCCGATTCGAACCACGTCGTTCTCGGTGGGCTTCCGGACGTCGAACCGATGAACCGCGTCGACGTCCTCGACGCGGCCGGCGACCGCCAGTGGGTCGTGCCCACCGACAGCAACGACACGACGGTCCACGTGCCGGTCCTCGCCGACGGCGTCGTCTACGCCGCCCACGTCGCCGACTGCTTCGCTTACGACCTGGCCAGCGGTGAAAAACTGTGGTCACTCTCGCCAGACGGTCTCTTGTCGAGTGACCTCTACCCGCTCGGCCAGCCCCTCGTCGCCGGTGACGGCCTCTTCCTCGAACAGG
Above is a genomic segment from Halomicrobium sp. LC1Hm containing:
- a CDS encoding TspO/MBR family protein, whose protein sequence is MSLADAAPDRFDRRDLLWALAAVVLVNVVGGVPAVLGGPDSAWFEGLVEPAIYPPGWAFGVVWTLLFTLLGVAVYLVASEGLDERRVRVALGLFALQFAFNVAWTPVFFTLQRPLAALGVIVALAVLIVPTMWAFDRVDRRAAALLVPYLVWVLFAALLNYRFWALNA
- a CDS encoding 60S ribosomal export protein NMD3 is translated as MSRSGAFCPRCGDEIPDHERERPSVAGQHDPDSVLCDACYFEEFDLVDAPDRIEVRVCAQCGAVHRGNRWVDVGAEDYTDIAVDEVSEALGVHVDAQSVAWQVAPEQVDKNTIRMHAEFSGVIRETPVTEEVVVPVKISRQTCTRCGKIAGGSYASTVQVRADERTPTGDEADRAKEIAHEVVDEMEATGDRDAFVTEISEPEAGVNIKVSTNKIGMKVARQITTELGGTFTDNETLVTEDTDGNEVYRVTYAIRLPRYRPGEVIDPEDGDGPVLVRSVQGNLKGTRLATGDSFEASFEDENAPDARRLGTDADAERTTLVAVEDERAVQVLDPETYESKTIPRPDYLDTDADEVPVLKHREGLHVLPDER
- a CDS encoding PQQ-binding-like beta-propeller repeat protein — its product is MQRRQFLAATGLTLLGGTTGCVGQLSSPLAPTSDEPIAVDETWNQPGGGPGHAYAASGSGPGAAIESRWRFSDGDSHFEPMAIADDTVFAASDSTVVALDASRGTERWRAAVDSNDDWLAVGPDHLFFSDGWIEREPETASVTPYPESSPHQDRFVLLKDLFVYLTDDAVVAGRPGADEARWRRPLDRPHSLCGVADQMIVVATETGLAGLSLSDGSQQWLREDLWSEVSFVDVAGADERVYATTWTRDATVFALDAASGETAWTYEPPTQVWLTADSNHVVLGGLPDVEPMNRVDVLDAAGDRQWVVPTDSNDTTVHVPVLADGVVYAAHVADCFAYDLASGEKLWSLSPDGLLSSDLYPLGQPLVAGDGLFLEQDGAVYGFGPA